The following is a genomic window from Neisseria zalophi.
TCTAATAATGGAAATAGGCAATACTCTATATCGAATTGAGTGGTATCCGGATGCTTTAGATGCTTATGGCGAAACCATAGACCGCTTTGGCAGCAGCGACAACCCCGAAATTCAAGAAGTTATCGCAAAAGTGTTGCTTAACAAAGCATACACCTTGAAAGAAATGGAAAAGTTCGAAGAAGAAATCGACGCATACAGCCAATTAATCGAACGATTCGGCACCGACACCAACCCCGAAATTCAAGAACAAGTAGCCACTGCTTTAATAAATAAAGCGGCACGGCTTTCGCAACTTAAACGCAATGAAGAAGCGATTGCCGTGAATAATCAGGCCATAGAACAATTCGGCAACCATACCAACCCGGATATTCAAGCCATTATTGCCCACGCCTTTAATAATAAAGAAGCTTTCTTAAATCAACTTGCTCAAAATAAAGAAGAATCAACCGCTGATCAGCAAGTCGTTGAAAAAGTTGATTCCAGCCCCGATGCCCAAGTTCAAGAAGATGCAGCTATTGCCTTAAACGATCAGGCCAGAGACTTGGAAAAGCTCGGACATGAAGCAGAAGCCATTCAAATTTATGACCAAGTTATCAATAAATTCGGCACTTCTATTAATATTGATGTGCAGCGACAAGTTAGCAATGCCTTATCCAATAAAGCCGTTATATTAGAACAGCTTCGTTGCTGGGAAGAAGTCATTCCCGTTTATGATCAAATAGTCGAACGCCTCAACTTAAGCGTGGATGATGAAGCCCAAGAAAAAATGGCAACCATGCTGTTCAATAAAGGCTTAGCCTTAGCAGAACTCGAACGCAACGAAGAGGCCGTAGCCACATACGACCAACTAATCGAAAAATTTGCCACCTACACCAACCCCAATATACAAGAGCTAGTCGGCGGTGCTTTTATCAACAAAGCCAACGCACTCCTCGAACTCGAATGCTATGAAGAACACATTACCACTTATACCCAATTGGTAGAAACAT
Proteins encoded in this region:
- a CDS encoding tetratricopeptide repeat protein; amino-acid sequence: MNPYAKLIQRFSTVTLPTSPNPDQAEAEKLADFEQAKEMMIAAMKLGEAQQYDEALADYYIIEELLGRSIEPISYELYLWAEIGCGMLLRDKGDFNLTREVLENEQMNIKLNYRDETKAAIQVPWAYLIMEIGNTLYRIEWYPDALDAYGETIDRFGSSDNPEIQEVIAKVLLNKAYTLKEMEKFEEEIDAYSQLIERFGTDTNPEIQEQVATALINKAARLSQLKRNEEAIAVNNQAIEQFGNHTNPDIQAIIAHAFNNKEAFLNQLAQNKEESTADQQVVEKVDSSPDAQVQEDAAIALNDQARDLEKLGHEAEAIQIYDQVINKFGTSINIDVQRQVSNALSNKAVILEQLRCWEEVIPVYDQIVERLNLSVDDEAQEKMATMLFNKGLALAELERNEEAVATYDQLIEKFATYTNPNIQELVGGAFINKANALLELECYEEHITTYTQLVETFSGHSSPYMQERVAYAESVVVTEWLDEAFYLKEQQHHEEAIAIYNQVIERFGNSTNLATQERIAASLTSKSLSLTALKRGEEAMAAAEQTIEQFGNHPNPQIQTWVAASLINKGVILGELYNRRSDTIALYEQFIKQFGENPDPSIQALVNQAKNYIHPPKFGWLKNILHAILSKPF